The following are from one region of the Ischnura elegans chromosome 12, ioIscEleg1.1, whole genome shotgun sequence genome:
- the LOC124169249 gene encoding ATP-dependent DNA helicase PIF1-like translates to MFKDQCLQARSSFLQEFLLEIKQATEKQLLDAGFEQNPQQSSAQVDSGGYDGPATFCFQSSAWERCGLESYELQEVHRQRDPESVSILQSIRIGRVKEEISEKLTSTISNQVEEGGISWLLVCAVIPKMQIKSTSHV, encoded by the exons ATGTTCAAGGATCAGTGTCTCCAGGCACGCTCCTCCTTCCTGCAAGAGTTCCTTTTGGAGATTAAGCAGGCCACGGAAAAACAGCTGCTTGACGCTGGATTTGAGCAAAATCCTCAACAAA GTAGTGCACAGGTAGATAGTGGAGGTTATGATGGCCCAGCAACTTTCTGCTTTCAATCTAGCGCTTGGGAAAGATGTGGCCTTGAGAGCTATGAGCTGCAAGAAGTACATCGGCAAAGGGATCCTGAGTCTGTTTCAATACTTCAGAGCATAAGAATTGGTCG GGTCAAAGAAGAGATTTCAGAGAAACTTACTTCAACGATATCTAACCAGGTTGAGGAAGGAGGTATATCCTGGCTACTCGTCTGTGCAGTCATACCAAAGATGCAGATCAAATCAACCAGTCACGTTTAA
- the LOC124168823 gene encoding ATP-dependent DNA helicase PIF1-like has product MFKDQCLQARSSFLQEFLLEIKQATEKQLLDAGFEQNPQQSSAQVDSGGYDGPATFCFQSSAWERCGLESYELQEVHRQRDPESVSILQSIRIGRVKEEISEKLTSTISNQVEEGGILATRLCSHTKDADQINQSRLMELPGGPIRWLPEVHLSGQANQDVQGSVSPGTLLLPARVPFGD; this is encoded by the exons ATGTTCAAGGATCAGTGTCTCCAGGCACGCTCCTCCTTCCTGCAAGAGTTCCTTTTGGAGATTAAGCAGGCCACGGAAAAACAGCTGCTTGACGCTGGATTTGAGCAAAATCCTCAACAAA GTAGTGCACAGGTAGATAGTGGAGGTTATGATGGCCCAGCAACTTTCTGCTTTCAATCTAGCGCTTGGGAAAGATGTGGCCTTGAGAGCTATGAGCTGCAAGAAGTACATCGGCAAAGGGATCCTGAGTCTGTTTCAATACTTCAGAGCATAAGAATTGGTCG GGTCAAAGAAGAGATTTCAGAGAAACTTACTTCAACGATATCTAACCAGGTTGAGGAAGGAGGTATCCTGGCTACTCGTCTGTGCAGTCATACCAAAGATGCAGATCAAATCAACCAGTCACGTTTAATGGAGTTACCAG GTGGCCCCATCAGATGGCTTCCTGAGGTTCATCTGTCTGGACAAGCAAATCAGGATGTTCAAGGATCAGTGTCTCCAGGCACGCTCCTCCTTCCTGCAAGAGTTCCTTTTGGAGATTAA
- the LOC124169231 gene encoding uncharacterized protein LOC124169231: MINGKVCNAFTGNPNMRCYICGATAAEMNNLMALRNRPVDVTKYSFGLSTLHCYIRFFECLLHIPYRLEFRKWQARGNLKTLLTQRKIRIQKAFKERMGLIVDVPRPGSGNTNDGNSARRFFDSPELAADLTGINVDLIKTFSIILRAVSSGVTLNYIAFSDYCQRTAELYIKLYPWYYMPTTVHKVLLHGSEIAKEAILPLGQVSEEALEARNKDTRTFRMRFSRKHSRKATNEDLFKRLLLTSDPFLSSTLTSTLRRPKEMPKDLRDLLILDDVEEEGSDISADSSFGD; the protein is encoded by the exons ATGATAAATGGAAAG GTATGCAATGCATTTACTGGCAACCCGAATATGAGGTGCTACATCTGCGGAGCAACAGCTGCGGAGATGAATAATTTGATGGCATTAAGGAATCGACCTGTAGATGTGACAAAATATTCCTTTGGATTGTCAACCTTGCATTGCTATATCCGGTTTTTTGAATGTTTGCTACACATACCGTACAGGCTGGAGTTCAGAAAGTGGCAG GCTCGAGGTAATCTCAAAACGCTACTAACGCAGAGGAAAATAAGAATTCAGAAGGCTTTCAAGGAAAGGATGGGGTTAATCGTTGATGTTCCCAGACCTGGATCTGGTAACACAAATGACGGTAATTCGGCCAGGCGCTTCTTCGATTCCCCAGAATTGGCCGCTGATTTGACAG gtatcaatgttgatctaataaaaacattttccatcattctgagggcaGTATCAAGTGGCGTAACACTAAATTATATAGCTTTctcggactactgccagagaactgcaGAGCTATATATTAAACTTTATCCgtggtattatatgccaaccacggTGCATAAGGTACTGCTGCATGGAAGCGAAATTGCAAAAGAAGCGATTCTTCCCTTAGGGCAAGTATCAGAAGAGGCACTGGAAGCTCGGAATAAGGACACACGTACATTCCGCATGAGATTCAGTAGGAAGCACTCCAGAAAGGCCACAAACGAGGACCTATTCAAAAGACTGCTGTTAACGTCTGATCCATTTCTTTCCTCTACACTGACATCAACTCTGAGAAGACCAAAGGAAATGCCAAAAGATTTAAGAGATCTGCtgattttggatgatgttgaagaagaGGGCTCGGACATCAGTGCcgacagttcattcggggattga